Proteins from a genomic interval of Burkholderia cepacia GG4:
- the uraD gene encoding 2-oxo-4-hydroxy-4-carboxy-5-ureidoimidazoline decarboxylase, with protein sequence MKAMRYTLEQLNTMAPSAFVAALSGIFEHSPWVAEVAAGERPFASIDALHQRMSGAVEAGGEVRQLALINAHPELAGKAAVRGELTAESTREQSGAGLDQCTQEEFDKLLTLNRTYREKFGFPFILAVRGYDRHGIIANFESRVNHSRTEELRASLDQIYRIARFRLDDLIDA encoded by the coding sequence ATGAAGGCGATGCGTTACACGTTGGAGCAACTGAACACGATGGCGCCGAGCGCATTCGTCGCGGCGCTGTCGGGGATCTTCGAACATTCGCCGTGGGTGGCCGAGGTCGCTGCGGGCGAGCGGCCGTTCGCGAGCATCGACGCGCTGCACCAGAGGATGTCGGGTGCGGTGGAGGCGGGCGGCGAAGTGCGCCAGCTCGCACTGATCAACGCTCACCCGGAGCTGGCCGGCAAGGCCGCCGTGCGCGGCGAGCTGACGGCCGAGTCGACGCGCGAGCAGAGCGGCGCGGGCCTCGACCAGTGCACGCAGGAGGAGTTCGACAAGCTGCTGACGCTGAACCGCACGTACCGCGAGAAGTTCGGCTTCCCGTTCATCCTCGCGGTGCGCGGCTATGACCGGCACGGCATCATCGCGAACTTCGAATCGCGCGTGAATCATTCGCGTACCGAAGAACTGCGTGCGAGCCTCGACCAGATCTACCGGATCGCGCGCTTCCGCCTCGACGACCTGATCGACGCCTGA
- the uraH gene encoding hydroxyisourate hydrolase, whose product MGKLTTHVLDTAHGRPGAAIKVDLYALDGESRRAIKTVLTNSDGRCDEPLLEGAALAAGEYELVFHAGDYFASLGVKVPEPRFVDRVVLRFGIADTASHYHVPLLVSPWSYSTYRGS is encoded by the coding sequence ATGGGAAAGCTCACTACCCACGTACTCGATACGGCGCACGGTCGTCCCGGCGCTGCCATCAAGGTGGACCTCTACGCGCTGGACGGCGAATCGCGCCGCGCGATCAAGACCGTGCTGACCAATAGCGACGGCCGCTGCGACGAACCCCTGCTCGAAGGCGCTGCGCTCGCCGCCGGCGAGTACGAGCTCGTATTCCATGCCGGCGACTACTTCGCGTCGCTCGGCGTGAAGGTTCCCGAACCCCGCTTCGTCGACCGCGTCGTGCTGCGCTTCGGCATCGCCGACACCGCATCGCACTACCACGTGCCGCTGCTCGTGTCGCCGTGGTCGTACAGCACCTATCGCGGCAGCTGA
- the puuE gene encoding allantoinase PuuE: MSLDPNYPRDLIGYGRHPVQANWPGRARVAVQFVLNYEEGGENCVLHGDPGSEQFLSEIVGAAAYPDRHMSMESIYEYGSRAGVWRILREFEKRGLPLTVFGVGMAIERHPELARAFVELGHEIACHGWRWIHYQSMTPELEAEHMRLGMEAIERVTGERPLGWYTGRDSPNTHRLVAEYGGFLYDSDNYGDDLPFWMDVAVSGGSTSPQLIVPYTLDTNDMRFATPQGFNTGDHFFDYLRDAFDVLYAEGDEAPKMLSIGMHCRLLGRPGRFRGLQRFLDHIEKHDRVWVTRRVDIARHWREHHPYQPNHRNEGKA; encoded by the coding sequence ATGTCACTCGATCCCAACTATCCTCGCGACCTGATCGGCTACGGCCGCCATCCCGTTCAGGCGAACTGGCCGGGGCGCGCCCGCGTCGCCGTGCAATTCGTCCTGAACTACGAGGAGGGCGGCGAGAACTGCGTGTTGCACGGCGATCCGGGTTCCGAACAGTTCCTGTCCGAAATCGTCGGCGCGGCCGCGTATCCGGACCGCCACATGAGCATGGAGTCGATCTACGAATACGGTTCGCGGGCCGGCGTGTGGCGCATCCTGCGCGAATTCGAGAAGCGCGGGCTGCCGCTGACGGTATTCGGCGTCGGCATGGCGATCGAGCGCCATCCGGAGCTCGCGCGCGCATTCGTCGAGCTCGGCCATGAGATCGCGTGCCACGGCTGGCGCTGGATCCACTACCAGAGCATGACGCCCGAACTCGAGGCCGAGCACATGCGCCTCGGGATGGAAGCGATCGAGCGCGTGACGGGCGAGCGTCCGCTGGGCTGGTACACCGGCCGCGACAGCCCGAACACGCACCGTCTCGTCGCGGAATACGGCGGCTTCCTGTACGACTCCGACAACTACGGCGACGACCTGCCGTTCTGGATGGACGTCGCAGTGTCGGGCGGCAGCACGTCGCCGCAACTGATCGTCCCGTACACGCTCGACACGAACGACATGCGCTTCGCGACGCCGCAAGGCTTCAACACCGGCGATCACTTCTTCGACTACCTGCGCGACGCGTTCGACGTGCTGTACGCCGAGGGCGACGAGGCGCCGAAGATGCTGTCGATCGGCATGCACTGCCGCCTGCTGGGCCGGCCGGGACGTTTCCGCGGGCTGCAGCGTTTCCTCGATCACATCGAGAAGCACGATCGCGTATGGGTGACGCGCCGTGTCGATATCGCGCGTCATTGGCGTGAACATCATCCGTATCAGCCCAATCATCGAAACGAAGGGAAAGCATGA
- a CDS encoding ACT domain-containing protein → MSQPENDLTILLRTMQPELHRGAFAFVVLPVDANISLSEAIATFREAEGMTVVVDEETAGRRGWPVLFRAAWITLTVHSDLAAVGLTAAFARALGAAGISCNVMAAAYHDHIFVPFDDGPRALDALVALQRDALRG, encoded by the coding sequence ATGAGCCAACCTGAAAACGACCTCACGATCCTGCTGCGCACGATGCAGCCCGAGCTGCATCGCGGTGCGTTCGCCTTCGTCGTGCTACCGGTCGATGCAAACATATCGTTATCCGAAGCGATTGCAACGTTCCGCGAAGCGGAGGGCATGACGGTCGTGGTCGATGAGGAGACGGCCGGGCGGCGCGGTTGGCCGGTGCTGTTTCGCGCCGCGTGGATCACGTTGACCGTGCACTCGGACCTGGCAGCGGTCGGCCTGACGGCCGCGTTCGCACGCGCCCTCGGCGCGGCAGGCATCAGCTGCAACGTAATGGCCGCCGCATATCACGATCACATCTTCGTGCCATTCGACGACGGCCCGCGCGCGCTCGATGCGCTCGTCGCGCTGCAGCGCGACGCGCTGCGCGGCTAG
- a CDS encoding 8-oxoguanine deaminase, translating into MNLEQHAGARAPNTSSSRPKTLLVKHADVLVTMDDTRRELRDAGLYIEDNRIVAVGPSAELPDHADEVLDLRGHLVIPGLVNTHHHMYQSLTRAVPAAQNAELFGWLTNLYRIWAHLTPEMIEVSTLTAMAELLQSGCTTSSDHLYIYPNGSRLDDSIGAAQRIGMRFHASRGSMSVGQRDGGLPPDSVVEREPEILRDTQRLIETYHDEGRYAMLRVVVAPCSPFSVSRELMRDAAVLAREYGVSLHTHLAENVNDIAYSREKFGMTPAEYAEDLGWVGHDVWHAHCVQLDDAGIGLFARTGTGVAHCPCSNMRLASGIAPVKKMRLAGVPVGLGVDGSASNDGAQMVAEVRQALLLQRVGFGPDAMTAREALEIATLGGAKVLNRDDIGALKPGMAADFAAFDLRQPLFAGALHDPVAALVFCAPSQTAYTVVNGKVVVREGRLATLDLPPVIERHNALAQALVEASR; encoded by the coding sequence ATGAACCTCGAGCAGCACGCTGGCGCACGCGCGCCGAACACTTCCTCATCCCGCCCGAAAACCCTGCTGGTCAAGCACGCTGACGTGCTCGTGACCATGGACGACACGCGCCGCGAACTGCGCGACGCGGGGCTCTATATCGAAGACAACCGGATCGTCGCGGTCGGCCCGAGCGCCGAGCTGCCCGATCACGCCGACGAAGTGCTCGACCTGCGCGGCCACCTGGTGATCCCGGGGCTGGTGAACACGCACCACCACATGTACCAGAGCCTCACGCGCGCGGTGCCCGCTGCGCAGAACGCCGAGCTGTTCGGCTGGCTCACGAACCTGTACCGGATCTGGGCGCACCTGACGCCCGAGATGATCGAGGTGTCGACGCTGACCGCGATGGCCGAGCTGCTGCAGTCGGGCTGCACGACGTCGAGCGATCACCTGTACATTTACCCGAACGGCAGCCGGCTCGACGACAGCATCGGCGCCGCGCAGCGGATCGGCATGCGCTTTCACGCGAGCCGCGGCTCGATGAGCGTCGGTCAGCGCGACGGCGGGCTGCCGCCCGATTCGGTCGTCGAGCGCGAGCCCGAGATCCTGCGCGACACGCAGCGCCTGATCGAGACCTATCACGACGAAGGCCGTTACGCGATGCTGCGCGTGGTGGTCGCGCCGTGCTCGCCGTTCTCGGTGAGCCGCGAGCTGATGCGCGACGCGGCCGTGCTCGCGCGCGAATACGGCGTGTCGCTGCACACGCACCTGGCGGAGAACGTCAACGACATCGCATACAGCCGCGAGAAGTTCGGGATGACGCCGGCCGAATACGCGGAAGATCTCGGCTGGGTCGGCCACGATGTGTGGCACGCGCACTGCGTGCAGCTCGACGATGCGGGAATCGGCCTGTTCGCGCGCACCGGCACCGGTGTCGCGCACTGTCCGTGCTCGAACATGCGGCTCGCGTCCGGCATCGCGCCGGTGAAGAAGATGCGCCTCGCGGGCGTGCCGGTCGGCCTCGGCGTCGACGGTTCCGCGTCGAACGACGGTGCGCAGATGGTCGCGGAAGTCCGGCAGGCGCTGCTGCTGCAGCGGGTCGGCTTCGGGCCCGATGCGATGACCGCGCGCGAGGCGCTCGAGATCGCGACGCTCGGTGGCGCGAAGGTGCTGAACCGTGACGACATCGGTGCGCTGAAGCCGGGCATGGCCGCGGATTTCGCCGCATTCGACCTGCGCCAGCCGCTGTTCGCGGGCGCGCTGCACGATCCGGTCGCGGCGCTCGTGTTCTGCGCGCCGTCGCAGACGGCGTACACGGTGGTGAACGGGAAGGTGGTGGTGCGGGAAGGGCGGCTCGCGACGCTCGACCTGCCGCCCGTCATCGAGCGCCATAACGCGCTGGCGCAGGCGCTCGTGGAGGCGTCGCGCTGA
- a CDS encoding dodecin, which produces MSDHVYKLIELTGSSQQSCDDAIRNAISKAGKTLHNLHWFQVTETRGHIEGDQVVHWQVTLKVGMRIDD; this is translated from the coding sequence ATGAGCGACCACGTCTACAAGCTGATCGAACTGACCGGCTCGTCACAGCAATCGTGCGACGACGCCATCCGCAACGCGATCTCGAAAGCCGGCAAGACCCTGCACAACCTGCACTGGTTCCAGGTGACCGAAACGCGCGGGCACATCGAAGGCGACCAGGTCGTCCACTGGCAGGTCACGCTGAAAGTCGGCATGCGCATCGACGACTGA
- the alc gene encoding allantoicase: MAVPLLDPDAPDFTRRYVNLADPRLGAQALEASDDFFAPKDRMLNPEPAVFIPGKYDDHGKWMDGWETRRKRTTGYDWCIVKLARPGVIKGFDIDTSHFTGNFPPAASIEAAFVADGAPTHATEWVEVVPSTTLQGNSHHYVAASDTRAFTHLRVNIYPDGGIARLRVYGQPQLDWAGASATEQFDLAAMENGGYVVAANNQHFGVASNLLLPGRGVNMGDGWETRRRREPGNDWAIIALAQPGVIRKIEVDTAFFKGNYPDRCSIQAAYVSGGTDSSLITQSMFWPVLLGEQKLQMDKQHYFEQDIASLGPVTHVRLNIIPDGGVSRLRLWGTLDK, encoded by the coding sequence ATGGCTGTTCCGCTTCTCGATCCCGACGCACCCGATTTCACGCGGCGCTACGTGAACCTCGCCGACCCGCGTCTCGGTGCGCAGGCGCTCGAGGCCAGCGACGACTTCTTCGCGCCGAAGGACCGGATGCTGAACCCCGAGCCGGCGGTATTCATCCCCGGCAAGTACGACGACCACGGCAAGTGGATGGACGGCTGGGAGACGCGCCGCAAGCGCACGACGGGCTACGACTGGTGCATCGTCAAGCTCGCGCGGCCCGGCGTGATCAAGGGCTTCGACATCGACACGAGCCACTTCACCGGCAACTTCCCGCCGGCCGCGTCGATCGAGGCCGCGTTCGTAGCCGACGGCGCGCCGACGCACGCGACCGAGTGGGTCGAGGTCGTGCCGTCGACGACGCTGCAGGGCAACAGCCATCACTACGTCGCGGCGAGCGATACCCGTGCGTTCACGCACCTGCGCGTGAACATCTATCCGGACGGCGGCATCGCGCGCCTGCGCGTGTATGGCCAGCCGCAGCTCGACTGGGCCGGCGCGAGCGCGACCGAGCAGTTCGACCTCGCGGCGATGGAAAACGGCGGCTACGTGGTGGCCGCGAACAACCAGCACTTCGGCGTCGCGTCGAACCTGCTGCTGCCGGGCCGCGGCGTGAACATGGGCGACGGCTGGGAAACCCGCCGCCGCCGCGAACCGGGCAACGACTGGGCGATCATCGCGCTCGCGCAGCCGGGTGTGATCCGCAAGATCGAAGTCGACACCGCGTTCTTCAAGGGCAACTACCCGGATCGCTGCTCGATCCAGGCCGCGTACGTGTCGGGCGGGACCGACAGCTCGCTGATCACGCAGTCGATGTTCTGGCCGGTGCTGCTCGGCGAACAGAAGCTGCAGATGGACAAGCAGCACTATTTCGAACAGGACATCGCATCGCTGGGCCCGGTGACCCACGTGCGCCTGAACATCATTCCGGACGGCGGCGTATCGCGCCTGCGTCTGTGGGGGACGCTCGACAAATGA
- a CDS encoding LysR substrate-binding domain-containing protein, with amino-acid sequence MSQQREAIDTYLLRVLHTLLMERSVTRAAVKLNQSQPAISAALRRLRDITGDPLLVRGKSGMVPTEYGLRLLEPVQNALREIERIKFQQHNFDPATSIRCYRIGCPDYLNVLFVPTVVERFRQAAPNATLEFHSLGPAFDYELALEDGKLDIVVGNWPEPPEQLHLSNLFVDEIVCLMSNTHPFAKRGGLTLDQYLNAPHLAPTPYSVGQRGAIDVHLARERLKRHVVVTLPYFNLAPYVLVKSDLIFTTTRLFADHYAKFLPLSVVPAPLDFPPMQYYQLWHERCHYSDEVRWLRSLVAEATRTLIEP; translated from the coding sequence ATGAGTCAGCAACGCGAGGCGATCGACACGTACCTCTTGCGCGTCTTGCACACCTTGTTGATGGAGCGCAGCGTCACGCGTGCGGCCGTCAAACTGAACCAGTCGCAACCGGCGATCAGCGCCGCGCTGCGGCGCCTGCGCGACATCACCGGCGACCCGCTGCTGGTGCGCGGCAAGTCCGGCATGGTCCCGACCGAATACGGGCTGCGTCTGCTCGAGCCCGTGCAGAATGCGCTGCGTGAAATCGAGCGCATCAAGTTCCAGCAGCACAATTTCGACCCGGCCACATCGATCCGCTGCTACCGGATCGGCTGCCCCGACTACCTGAACGTGCTGTTCGTGCCGACCGTCGTCGAACGCTTCCGCCAGGCCGCGCCGAATGCAACGCTCGAGTTCCACTCGCTCGGCCCCGCGTTCGACTACGAGCTCGCGCTGGAAGACGGCAAGCTCGACATCGTCGTCGGCAACTGGCCCGAGCCGCCCGAGCAACTGCACCTGTCGAACCTGTTCGTCGACGAGATCGTCTGCCTGATGAGCAACACGCACCCGTTCGCGAAGCGCGGCGGGCTCACGCTCGACCAGTACCTGAACGCACCGCATCTCGCGCCGACGCCGTACTCGGTCGGCCAGCGCGGCGCGATCGACGTGCATCTCGCGCGCGAGCGGCTCAAGCGCCACGTGGTCGTCACGCTGCCGTACTTCAACCTCGCGCCGTACGTGCTGGTGAAATCGGACCTGATCTTCACGACGACGCGCCTGTTCGCCGATCATTACGCGAAGTTCCTGCCGCTGTCGGTCGTGCCGGCGCCGCTCGACTTCCCGCCGATGCAGTACTACCAGCTGTGGCACGAACGCTGCCATTACTCCGACGAAGTGCGCTGGCTGCGCAGCCTTGTCGCGGAAGCGACCCGCACGCTGATCGAGCCGTAA
- a CDS encoding NAD(P)-dependent oxidoreductase has translation MEVGFCGPGLMGAPMIRHLLAAGHRVSVWNRTRGKAEALEQHGAQVVDTPRELAERVDTVFVCVLDGRAVGDVAFGEHGLFAGDANARRLRRIVDHSSIPPATTRDYAARAAALGVGWIDAPVSGGVPGAQAGTLAVMAGGGAADLDTVRPLIDTYASRITHMGEAGAGQTAKLCNQAIVTATVTAIAEAVGLAQASGIDAARLADALAGGWADSVLLQTFVPRMTSGGHAPIGALATFQKDVDAIADAARDTGAVMPVSATVQQVLRLGAAQGLAGADFAAFIDIVRPGNGRGTVQ, from the coding sequence GTGGAAGTCGGATTTTGCGGACCGGGATTGATGGGCGCGCCGATGATTCGGCATTTGCTGGCGGCGGGCCACCGGGTCAGCGTATGGAACCGGACGCGCGGCAAGGCCGAGGCGCTCGAGCAGCACGGTGCGCAGGTGGTCGACACGCCGCGCGAACTGGCCGAGCGGGTCGACACGGTGTTCGTGTGCGTGCTCGACGGTCGTGCGGTCGGCGATGTCGCGTTCGGCGAGCACGGGCTCTTTGCCGGCGATGCGAATGCACGCCGCTTGCGGCGTATCGTCGATCATTCGAGCATTCCGCCTGCCACGACGCGCGACTATGCGGCGCGCGCGGCCGCGCTCGGCGTAGGCTGGATCGATGCGCCCGTGTCGGGCGGCGTGCCCGGCGCGCAGGCCGGCACGCTCGCGGTGATGGCGGGTGGCGGCGCGGCCGACCTCGACACGGTGCGGCCATTGATCGACACGTATGCGTCGCGCATCACGCACATGGGCGAAGCGGGCGCGGGACAGACCGCGAAGCTGTGCAACCAGGCAATCGTCACCGCGACGGTGACCGCGATTGCCGAGGCGGTCGGCCTCGCGCAGGCGAGCGGCATCGATGCCGCGCGTCTGGCGGACGCGCTGGCCGGCGGGTGGGCCGATTCGGTGCTGCTGCAGACGTTCGTGCCGCGCATGACGTCGGGCGGTCACGCGCCGATCGGCGCGCTCGCCACGTTCCAGAAGGATGTCGATGCGATCGCCGACGCGGCGCGCGACACGGGCGCCGTGATGCCGGTGTCGGCCACCGTGCAACAGGTGCTGCGGCTCGGCGCCGCACAGGGGCTGGCCGGTGCCGATTTCGCCGCGTTCATCGACATCGTCCGGCCCGGCAACGGGCGCGGGACGGTGCAGTGA
- a CDS encoding aspartate/glutamate racemase family protein, with amino-acid sequence MKIKLINPNTTQRMTDAMGRCAREVAAAGTAIVAVSPPMGPPSIEGYYDEALATPGLLAEIAQGERDGFDAYVIACFGDPGLYAAREVARGPVIGIAEAAMHAASVLAPGFSVVTTLARTCGMAWHLAERYGMKRFCRNVRATDVAVLELDRPGSAARRIIVDACRRALDEDGADAIVLGCAGMAEFAHEIEQQIGAPVVEGVTAAVKWAEALVALRLATAKRGDYARPLPKRYDGEFARFSPPDDASPAVPVATTARSGITASEPVPNLPQPHIHSV; translated from the coding sequence ATGAAGATCAAGCTGATCAATCCGAACACGACGCAGCGGATGACTGACGCGATGGGCCGCTGCGCGCGCGAAGTCGCGGCCGCGGGCACCGCGATCGTCGCCGTGAGCCCGCCGATGGGGCCGCCGTCGATCGAAGGCTATTACGACGAGGCGCTCGCGACGCCCGGGCTCCTTGCCGAGATCGCGCAGGGCGAGCGCGACGGCTTCGACGCGTACGTGATCGCGTGTTTCGGCGATCCCGGCCTGTATGCGGCGCGCGAGGTCGCGCGCGGGCCGGTGATCGGGATCGCCGAGGCGGCGATGCACGCGGCGAGCGTGCTCGCGCCGGGCTTCTCGGTCGTCACGACGCTGGCCCGCACCTGCGGGATGGCGTGGCATCTCGCGGAGCGCTACGGGATGAAGCGGTTCTGCCGCAACGTGCGCGCGACCGACGTCGCGGTGCTCGAGCTCGATCGGCCAGGCTCGGCCGCGCGGCGGATCATCGTCGACGCATGCCGGCGCGCGCTCGACGAGGACGGTGCCGACGCAATCGTGCTCGGCTGTGCCGGGATGGCCGAATTCGCGCACGAGATCGAGCAGCAGATCGGCGCGCCGGTGGTCGAGGGCGTCACGGCGGCCGTCAAATGGGCCGAGGCGCTCGTGGCGCTGCGGCTCGCGACCGCGAAGCGTGGCGACTATGCGCGGCCGCTGCCGAAGCGCTACGACGGCGAATTCGCGCGTTTCAGCCCGCCGGACGACGCGTCGCCGGCCGTGCCGGTCGCCACCACGGCGCGCAGCGGGATCACCGCATCGGAACCGGTCCCGAATTTGCCGCAACCGCACATACACTCCGTCTGA
- a CDS encoding urate hydroxylase PuuD, with amino-acid sequence MEGFITDWLNLALRWLHVIVAIAWIGESFYFVALDNSLKPPTDPNQRKRGVFGELWHVHGGGFYNMQKYTVAPPEMPDDLHWSKWPSYTTWLSGFSLFFVLYLLAPNTYLIDKSVLDMGPVVAVASALGFLAAGWIVYDSLCRLLGTNDRVLGICVGIYVVVAAYLACHIFSGRAAYLIVGAMLATIMSANVFFVIIPGQRKMVDKMLKGEEPNPIYGKRGKQRSVHNTYFTLPVVFAMLSNHYAMTYTNKFNWIVLVLIMLAGALIRQFFVMRHRGKQLWYLPIGGVALLSGALVWTMPKPVAPEAQAANAPKIVINDIMPILQQRCVECHSAKPTLMGSAPAGVMFDTPDEVSKNAQRIYEQAVRLKAMPIGNVTHMTDDERVKLAAWFEGGAAK; translated from the coding sequence ATGGAAGGCTTCATCACCGACTGGCTGAACCTCGCGCTGCGATGGCTGCATGTCATCGTCGCCATTGCGTGGATCGGCGAGTCCTTCTATTTCGTCGCGCTCGACAACAGCCTGAAACCGCCCACCGACCCGAACCAGCGCAAGCGCGGTGTGTTCGGCGAACTGTGGCACGTCCACGGCGGCGGTTTCTACAACATGCAGAAGTACACGGTCGCCCCGCCGGAAATGCCGGATGACCTGCACTGGTCGAAGTGGCCGTCGTACACGACCTGGCTGTCGGGCTTCTCGCTGTTCTTCGTGCTGTACCTGCTCGCACCGAACACGTACCTGATCGACAAGAGCGTGCTCGACATGGGCCCGGTGGTCGCCGTCGCATCCGCGCTCGGCTTCCTCGCGGCCGGCTGGATCGTCTACGACTCGCTGTGCCGCCTCCTCGGCACCAACGATCGCGTGCTCGGCATCTGCGTCGGCATCTACGTCGTCGTCGCCGCGTACCTCGCATGCCACATCTTCTCGGGCCGTGCGGCGTACCTGATCGTCGGCGCGATGCTCGCGACGATCATGTCGGCGAACGTGTTCTTCGTGATCATCCCCGGCCAGCGCAAGATGGTCGACAAGATGCTCAAGGGTGAAGAACCGAACCCGATCTACGGCAAGCGCGGCAAGCAACGCTCGGTGCACAACACGTATTTCACGCTGCCGGTCGTGTTCGCGATGCTGTCGAACCACTATGCGATGACGTACACGAACAAGTTCAACTGGATCGTGCTCGTGCTGATCATGCTGGCCGGCGCGCTGATTCGTCAGTTCTTCGTGATGCGTCACCGCGGCAAGCAGCTGTGGTACCTGCCGATCGGCGGCGTCGCGCTGCTGTCGGGCGCACTGGTGTGGACGATGCCGAAGCCGGTCGCACCGGAAGCGCAGGCCGCGAACGCGCCGAAGATCGTGATCAACGACATCATGCCGATCCTGCAGCAGCGTTGCGTCGAGTGCCACTCGGCGAAGCCGACGCTGATGGGCAGCGCGCCCGCCGGCGTGATGTTCGACACGCCGGACGAAGTGTCGAAGAACGCGCAGCGTATCTACGAACAGGCCGTGCGCCTGAAGGCGATGCCGATCGGCAACGTCACGCACATGACCGACGACGAGCGCGTGAAGCTCGCCGCCTGGTTCGAGGGTGGTGCGGCCAAGTAA
- a CDS encoding ureidoglycolate lyase, translating into MKTLAIEPLTKEAFAPFGDVIETEGAKQIPINLGTTIRFHDLAQVDVTDEDGRTLVNLFRGQPRTLPFEVKMLERHPLGSQAFVPLNDQPYLVVVAPAGDLDPSNIRAFVTSGWQGVNYAKGVWHHPLIALGGVSDFIVVDRGGDGLNLNEQDLQESLWLTEDALDALTA; encoded by the coding sequence ATGAAGACGCTTGCAATCGAACCACTGACCAAGGAAGCGTTCGCGCCGTTCGGCGACGTGATCGAAACGGAAGGTGCGAAGCAGATTCCGATCAACCTCGGCACGACGATCCGCTTTCACGATCTCGCGCAGGTCGACGTGACGGATGAAGACGGCCGCACGCTCGTCAACCTGTTCCGCGGCCAGCCGCGCACGCTGCCGTTCGAAGTGAAGATGCTCGAGCGCCATCCGCTCGGCAGCCAGGCGTTCGTGCCGCTGAACGACCAGCCGTATCTCGTCGTCGTCGCGCCCGCGGGCGATCTCGATCCGTCGAACATCCGCGCGTTCGTGACGAGCGGGTGGCAGGGCGTCAACTATGCGAAGGGCGTGTGGCATCACCCGCTGATCGCGCTGGGCGGCGTCAGCGACTTCATCGTCGTCGATCGCGGCGGCGATGGCCTGAACCTGAACGAGCAGGACCTGCAGGAATCGCTTTGGCTCACCGAGGACGCGCTCGATGCGCTGACGGCCTGA